One genomic region from Pseudoalteromonas rubra encodes:
- a CDS encoding winged helix-turn-helix domain-containing protein, producing MNGNTVNREIWLEDNQVTVGQFQIDFKKTRLYNTEIAEEQENHVIKLEPLTMELLCYLVKRRGDYVSQKELLDHVWDGRVVSDNAIRRVVKKLRDALGDDVKSPTYIKTVPSKGYLLIAEVSIEAVTQGNGPDHTTELSQASDYEYIHKKSKAKLKPLYFILIIALSCVAGYAYYALPNQVAVKQVKTVTSMSGEEGWADYHKGTDMVIYSHRKDVSGFFGLYIKSLSTNVTKRLSPGDANYYSAKFSKTGKQIALQRQKGSQAELVILTLNDTMDVSNEEVIYRYDTLQPNLSWAPDDKALYFSLKKEPDYPNTIFKIDIDSKRLTQVTYPDFNPHGDYFSALSPDGLHLGVLRYSNYQRTHLIILELASGKVQSNTVLDFIPSNIVWDEGSSGIFLANSNEIHFFDTRTNELTPHVQTAFGLSSIYSTCGDNCLLVGKEDKNVRDIAEIKNPFLEENIYNLFEFSLSGKEGHPDYLADSDKIVFRYEFDNIPQIVTYSTTGEMELLTEFTEHHGISNLDYHHASRSVLGILDHQLFVLDINSKQIRYLTTQLENIQNPSWSNDGRSIYFSRKEGNRFWLVRHNVDDGKSEQIVPDVLSAREGTAGQYLFYHQADGQLLKAPLASPQQGTLIANIKPASNTSWHLTDQYVYYSVSDGYKFDLVRTDLNTGESERTLLLKHAFYAKFQIHPSEEKLLLLQRAAPSSDLYNVYF from the coding sequence ATGAACGGTAACACTGTTAACAGGGAAATATGGCTCGAAGACAATCAGGTAACTGTAGGTCAATTTCAGATCGACTTTAAGAAGACCCGTCTTTACAACACGGAGATTGCTGAAGAGCAGGAAAACCATGTAATCAAGCTAGAACCTTTGACAATGGAGCTCCTGTGCTACCTGGTCAAACGCAGGGGTGACTATGTTAGCCAAAAAGAGCTGCTAGATCATGTCTGGGACGGCCGCGTAGTGTCTGATAATGCCATCCGCAGAGTGGTTAAAAAGCTCAGGGATGCGCTCGGCGATGACGTCAAATCACCCACCTATATCAAAACAGTGCCCAGTAAAGGTTACTTACTCATTGCTGAGGTCAGTATTGAAGCAGTCACACAAGGTAACGGACCTGATCACACCACCGAACTTTCTCAGGCCTCAGACTATGAATATATACATAAGAAATCAAAAGCAAAGCTTAAGCCACTGTATTTTATACTTATAATTGCTTTATCTTGTGTCGCAGGTTATGCCTATTATGCATTGCCGAACCAAGTGGCTGTAAAACAGGTAAAAACGGTCACAAGCATGTCTGGTGAGGAAGGATGGGCGGATTATCACAAGGGAACCGACATGGTGATCTATTCTCACCGCAAAGATGTGTCGGGTTTTTTTGGTTTATATATCAAATCGCTTTCTACCAATGTAACTAAAAGACTCAGCCCGGGAGACGCAAACTATTATTCTGCCAAGTTCTCCAAAACGGGTAAGCAAATCGCACTGCAAAGACAAAAAGGCAGTCAGGCCGAATTAGTCATACTGACACTCAACGACACCATGGATGTGTCTAATGAGGAAGTCATTTATCGTTATGATACTTTACAGCCCAATTTATCCTGGGCGCCAGATGACAAGGCGCTGTATTTTTCTTTGAAAAAAGAACCGGACTACCCCAACACCATTTTCAAAATTGATATCGACAGCAAGCGCTTAACACAGGTCACTTATCCTGATTTTAACCCGCATGGCGATTACTTTTCCGCCCTGTCTCCAGATGGGCTGCACCTGGGCGTGCTGAGATATTCAAACTATCAGCGCACCCATTTAATTATCTTAGAACTCGCTTCCGGAAAAGTGCAAAGCAATACGGTATTAGATTTTATTCCATCTAATATTGTGTGGGATGAAGGCAGCTCAGGCATTTTTCTGGCCAATAGTAATGAGATCCATTTCTTTGATACCCGAACAAATGAACTGACTCCCCATGTTCAAACCGCCTTTGGTTTATCTTCAATTTATAGTACATGCGGCGATAACTGTTTACTGGTAGGTAAAGAAGATAAGAACGTGCGGGATATTGCGGAGATCAAGAACCCATTTTTAGAGGAGAATATCTACAATCTGTTTGAATTTTCTCTTTCTGGCAAAGAAGGTCACCCGGATTACCTGGCCGATTCTGACAAAATTGTCTTTCGATATGAATTTGACAACATACCGCAGATCGTAACTTACTCAACAACGGGCGAGATGGAATTGTTAACCGAATTTACTGAACATCACGGTATCAGTAATCTGGATTACCATCATGCAAGTCGCTCTGTACTGGGCATTCTGGATCACCAACTGTTTGTCCTGGATATCAATAGCAAACAGATCCGCTATCTCACAACGCAACTGGAAAACATTCAAAACCCCAGCTGGAGTAATGATGGTCGTTCAATTTACTTCTCACGAAAAGAAGGGAACCGATTCTGGCTGGTGCGCCATAACGTTGATGATGGTAAATCTGAGCAGATAGTACCCGATGTATTGAGTGCACGCGAAGGCACCGCGGGTCAATATCTATTTTACCATCAAGCTGATGGCCAGCTGCTCAAAGCCCCTCTTGCCAGCCCGCAACAAGGCACCTTGATAGCCAATATCAAACCAGCGTCAAATACATCCTGGCACCTGACCGATCAATACGTCTATTACTCTGTGTCTGACGGGTATAAATTCGATCTGGTCCGTACGGATCTGAACACGGGAGAGTCTGAACGTACCTTGTTACTGAAGCATGCATTCTATGCAAAATTCCAGATTCACCCAAGCGAAGAGAAACTCTTACTTCTGCAAAGGGCGGCACCGAGCTCAGATTTATACAATGTGTACTTTTAG
- a CDS encoding F0F1 ATP synthase subunit epsilon, whose translation MAMTVRLDVVSAEKSLYSGDVTAIQVTGSEGELGIHPGHAPLLTGLKPGMVRLVTEDKTEEFIYVAGGTLEVQPKTVTVLADVAIRAEEIDEQAAEEAKREAEAQLASGTAGELDYQQAAMQLEEALAQLRLLRQLRK comes from the coding sequence ATGGCAATGACAGTACGCCTTGACGTAGTGAGCGCTGAAAAGAGTTTGTACTCTGGTGACGTGACTGCGATCCAAGTGACAGGTAGTGAAGGTGAGCTGGGTATTCACCCGGGTCACGCACCACTACTGACTGGCCTAAAACCTGGTATGGTACGTTTAGTAACAGAAGATAAAACTGAAGAGTTTATCTATGTTGCAGGTGGTACGCTGGAAGTTCAACCTAAGACCGTAACTGTCCTTGCTGACGTTGCGATCCGTGCGGAAGAAATTGACGAGCAAGCTGCTGAAGAAGCTAAACGTGAAGCGGAAGCGCAATTGGCTTCAGGCACTGCAGGCGAGCTGGATTACCAGCAAGCTGCCATGCAGCTTGAAGAAGCCCTTGCTCAGCTACGTCTTCTACGCCAGCTGCGCAAATAA
- a CDS encoding efflux RND transporter permease subunit gives MNHAILKSPHYVVSFFLVIIILGITAIPKLPVQLLPDIGEDRIVVGNFWPGASPMEMERQIVEPVEELLSKVPGVLRYETDTGTGFAWVNMTFQPGTDMQEAYIEVIDKMNQFNTRPNTALEPIIQNKSKDNKGSIAGLVLFPNGAGVTADRSLYTDVFEKFVRPRILAIPGISNLSPLASTEQRIDIIFDPEKLAKYALTIDQMLNLLRNSLDQSVGIVEQGTRNFAVRFEGRRDIAELNGLVIAKNEQKVVTLGDVAYIENAFVTDSSPVYWKRQQAFYVSVNAANGSNALASLAQLKQVITELNTTVLPELGVQVELTKDDSKTIKSAVAMVQNNLILGVILSTLILFLFVRKLPVIAMIFVSLPISILATFLAMQMLGRTFNVISLAGIALSTGMILDAAIVVVETAVRYREQGEKTLDAVRKTMSEVSGALVNSVVSSIIVFAPILLMQSAEGKLFHDLAITISSALGASLFVALLLLPLLLRYLLPIIQVQNTTGGFVERVSAYLANMVVSTRSRVVMLVVLVLLPLIGLILLAPKLNILPQVEGTRVNVSVSVNQSMNNEALTRELLMPVNRLIEASQEHNDGPQVEKFLSFVSGSSSIQLVLYPTDPARAEELKTWATETLQSEFVHANVYASFNSLLGFGLSTNRRVTIDFTGTSLDDLQIIGREIYEHLNTHMGYANPWSNTPLYNDDPQIIFTPKDNQLLELGESQYNLSQKLRALTDGVYIGEYSNGTKNLPIYIKGEDWRAINHVMDTPLYFPLENEVTLLRTLVDYELDVGPSSLYRLNGFRTLSINVTPPPSMPLSSFIEDLKVQVTPIIDAHMPESVSVSYRGSASKLNALISDMLQQFSFAMLILFLLVSGWFKSFRNGLAIMLSLPIALIGGMLALNVVNLVSYQPLDVISMMGFIILIGLVINNAILFVGHFNELDSNRFSVSEKIQSAIKSRARPIYMSTLTSIFGMLPLALIPGVGSEIYRGLAIVIVGGMTFSALFSLSVMAALLSLPIFTRNESEYEATRPVETT, from the coding sequence ATGAATCACGCAATATTGAAAAGCCCTCACTATGTGGTGAGCTTTTTCCTCGTCATTATTATTCTGGGTATCACGGCCATACCCAAGTTACCGGTTCAGTTGCTTCCTGATATTGGTGAGGATCGGATAGTGGTGGGGAACTTCTGGCCTGGTGCCTCTCCTATGGAAATGGAGCGGCAAATTGTCGAGCCTGTTGAAGAGCTACTCAGTAAGGTCCCGGGTGTGTTGCGGTATGAAACGGATACTGGAACAGGTTTTGCCTGGGTTAATATGACCTTCCAGCCAGGTACGGATATGCAGGAGGCATACATCGAAGTCATCGATAAGATGAATCAATTCAATACACGCCCAAATACCGCACTTGAGCCGATCATTCAGAACAAGTCCAAAGACAATAAAGGCAGTATTGCGGGCTTGGTGCTGTTTCCCAATGGCGCTGGTGTCACAGCAGATAGAAGCTTATACACAGACGTATTTGAAAAGTTTGTCAGGCCGCGGATCCTGGCAATCCCAGGGATCAGTAATCTGTCACCTTTGGCGTCAACCGAGCAACGCATTGATATTATTTTTGATCCTGAAAAGTTGGCGAAGTATGCGCTGACAATAGACCAGATGCTTAACTTGCTGCGTAACTCGCTGGATCAAAGTGTGGGCATTGTTGAGCAGGGTACACGTAATTTTGCGGTGCGATTTGAAGGGCGGCGAGACATTGCTGAGCTAAATGGGCTGGTCATCGCCAAAAATGAACAAAAGGTCGTGACCCTGGGGGATGTGGCGTACATTGAGAACGCGTTCGTCACAGATTCTTCCCCTGTGTATTGGAAGCGTCAGCAGGCTTTTTATGTCAGTGTCAACGCTGCCAATGGTTCGAATGCCCTGGCGTCACTGGCACAGCTGAAGCAGGTGATCACGGAATTGAATACAACGGTACTGCCAGAGTTAGGTGTGCAGGTCGAACTGACCAAAGATGATTCAAAAACCATTAAGAGTGCCGTGGCGATGGTGCAAAATAACCTGATCCTCGGGGTTATTCTGTCGACTTTAATCCTGTTCTTATTTGTCCGAAAATTACCCGTGATAGCCATGATCTTTGTCAGTCTGCCGATTTCGATATTGGCGACATTTTTGGCTATGCAAATGCTAGGACGAACCTTCAACGTCATTTCTCTGGCGGGTATTGCGCTGTCCACCGGGATGATCCTGGATGCCGCCATTGTGGTGGTTGAAACGGCGGTTCGGTACCGTGAACAAGGTGAAAAAACACTCGATGCAGTGCGAAAAACCATGTCAGAAGTATCGGGTGCGCTGGTGAACTCTGTTGTATCGAGCATCATAGTGTTTGCGCCGATCCTGTTAATGCAAAGTGCAGAAGGCAAACTATTCCATGATCTGGCGATTACCATTTCGTCTGCGTTGGGTGCCTCTTTGTTTGTTGCGCTACTCTTGCTGCCTTTGTTGCTGCGTTATTTATTGCCCATCATTCAAGTACAAAATACAACCGGTGGATTTGTCGAACGTGTTTCGGCTTATCTGGCCAATATGGTGGTCAGCACACGCAGCCGGGTGGTCATGTTAGTTGTGTTAGTGTTGCTTCCTCTGATTGGCTTGATCTTATTGGCGCCAAAATTAAACATTCTGCCACAGGTTGAAGGCACACGGGTCAACGTGTCTGTAAGTGTGAATCAGAGTATGAATAATGAGGCTCTGACGCGAGAGTTATTGATGCCTGTTAACCGGCTAATCGAGGCAAGTCAGGAGCATAATGACGGACCGCAGGTTGAGAAGTTCCTGTCTTTTGTTTCAGGCAGTTCATCGATTCAGTTGGTACTTTATCCCACCGATCCCGCACGTGCCGAGGAACTGAAAACATGGGCTACCGAGACGCTACAGAGCGAATTTGTACATGCTAATGTGTATGCGAGTTTTAACTCGTTACTTGGATTTGGTTTGTCGACCAATCGACGGGTGACCATCGATTTTACCGGGACCTCATTGGATGATTTACAAATCATTGGCCGTGAGATTTACGAGCACCTTAACACCCATATGGGATATGCTAACCCCTGGAGCAACACCCCTTTATACAATGATGATCCACAGATTATCTTCACACCCAAAGACAATCAGCTGCTGGAGCTTGGTGAGTCTCAATATAACCTGTCACAAAAGCTTCGGGCATTAACTGATGGGGTGTATATTGGTGAATACTCCAACGGCACAAAGAACTTACCTATCTATATCAAGGGAGAAGACTGGCGGGCCATTAACCATGTGATGGATACACCGCTTTACTTTCCATTAGAAAATGAGGTCACTCTGCTACGCACTCTGGTTGATTATGAGCTGGATGTAGGTCCGAGCTCATTGTATCGGCTGAACGGGTTCCGCACGTTGTCTATCAATGTGACTCCGCCGCCGAGTATGCCTTTGTCGTCATTTATTGAGGACTTAAAGGTGCAAGTGACGCCGATCATTGACGCGCATATGCCAGAATCCGTATCAGTGTCGTATCGCGGCAGCGCAAGTAAACTGAATGCCCTTATTTCAGATATGCTGCAACAGTTTAGCTTTGCCATGCTGATACTGTTTCTGCTGGTATCCGGCTGGTTTAAATCATTCAGAAACGGGTTGGCAATTATGTTGTCGCTGCCCATCGCACTGATTGGTGGCATGCTGGCACTGAATGTGGTCAATCTGGTGAGCTACCAACCGCTGGATGTGATCTCCATGATGGGATTCATTATTCTCATTGGTCTGGTGATTAACAATGCGATTTTATTTGTCGGGCATTTTAACGAACTAGATAGCAACCGCTTTTCTGTCAGTGAAAAAATCCAGTCCGCGATCAAGTCGCGAGCAAGACCCATTTACATGAGTACTTTGACCAGTATTTTTGGCATGTTGCCATTGGCTTTGATACCTGGTGTGGGGTCGGAAATTTATCGAGGTCTGGCGATTGTGATTGTGGGGGGCATGACTTTTAGCGCCCTGTTCTCGCTATCCGTGATGGCCGCCTTGCTCAGCTTGCCAATTTTTACCCGGAATGAATCTGAATATGAGGCTACCCGGCCTGTCGAAACCACTTAA
- the atpG gene encoding F0F1 ATP synthase subunit gamma, whose amino-acid sequence MASGKEIKSKIGSIKNTQKITSAMEMVAASKMKKAQERVASSRPYAENLRKVIGRIAQANLDFQHPFLIEREVKRVGYIVISTDRGLCGGLNSNEFKYVAKDVKAWKEKGVDATFATLGGKAAGFFKRFGGELEAKKAGLGDAPSVQDVIGPVKVMLKAYEEGKIDRLFVVYNNFVNTMKQEPVIDQLLPLPKAEEEVSAHAWDYLYEPNPEAILETLLVRFIESQVYQGVVENAASEQAARMVAMKAATDNAGGLIDELQLVYNKARQAAITQEISEIVSGSAAV is encoded by the coding sequence ATGGCCAGCGGAAAAGAGATAAAAAGCAAGATCGGGAGTATCAAGAATACTCAGAAGATCACCAGCGCAATGGAGATGGTTGCCGCTTCTAAAATGAAGAAGGCACAGGAACGCGTCGCGTCCAGCCGCCCATACGCTGAAAACTTACGCAAAGTGATCGGTCGTATTGCTCAGGCTAACCTTGACTTCCAACACCCGTTCTTAATTGAACGTGAGGTGAAGCGAGTAGGTTACATCGTTATCTCTACTGACCGTGGTCTTTGTGGCGGCTTGAACTCGAACGAGTTTAAGTATGTAGCGAAAGACGTGAAAGCGTGGAAAGAAAAGGGTGTTGATGCAACATTTGCCACCCTGGGCGGCAAAGCTGCCGGTTTCTTTAAGCGTTTTGGCGGCGAGCTAGAAGCCAAAAAAGCCGGGTTAGGAGATGCGCCTTCCGTTCAGGACGTAATTGGTCCTGTTAAAGTGATGCTAAAAGCATACGAAGAAGGCAAAATTGATCGCTTATTCGTTGTGTACAACAACTTTGTGAACACAATGAAGCAAGAGCCTGTTATCGATCAGTTATTACCTTTGCCAAAAGCTGAAGAAGAAGTATCAGCTCACGCTTGGGATTACTTATATGAGCCAAACCCAGAGGCGATTCTAGAGACACTACTAGTGCGCTTTATTGAGTCTCAGGTTTACCAAGGTGTAGTTGAGAATGCTGCCTCTGAGCAAGCTGCCCGTATGGTTGCGATGAAAGCCGCAACAGATAACGCAGGTGGCCTGATTGATGAGTTACAGCTGGTATACAACAAGGCGCGTCAGGCTGCAATCACACAAGAAATCAGTGAGATTGTATCTGGTTCAGCTGCCGTGTAA
- the atpD gene encoding F0F1 ATP synthase subunit beta produces MSLGKVVQIIGAVVDIEFPQDNVPAVYDALKVTEGDLAGLTLEVQQQLGGGVVRGIALGSTDGLRRGTSVEGTAEPIKVPVGTATLGRIMNVLGDAIDEAGPIGEEERWSIHRAAPSYEEQSSSVELLETGIKVIDLVCPFAKGGKVGLFGGAGVGKTVNMMELIRNIAIEHSGYSVFAGVGERTREGNDFYHEMNDSNVLDKVSLVYGQMNEPPGNRLRVALTGLTMAEKFRDEGRDVLFFVDNIYRYTLAGTEVSALLGRMPSAVGYQPTLAEEMGVLQERIASTKTGSITSIQAVYVPADDLTDPSPATTFAHLDATVVLSRDIASLGIYPAVDPLDSTSRQLDPLVIGNEHYETARGVQTVLQRYKELKDIIAILGMDELSDEDKQVVSRARKIQRFLSQPFFVAEVFTGAPGKYVSLKDTISGFKGILNGEYDDMPEQAFYMVGSIDEAIEKAKNM; encoded by the coding sequence ATGAGTTTAGGTAAGGTCGTCCAAATTATCGGCGCCGTTGTGGACATCGAGTTCCCACAAGACAACGTGCCAGCCGTATATGACGCACTAAAAGTTACAGAAGGCGACCTGGCTGGTTTGACACTAGAAGTGCAACAGCAGCTAGGTGGCGGTGTGGTACGTGGTATCGCACTAGGTAGTACTGACGGTCTGCGCCGTGGTACTTCAGTAGAAGGTACAGCTGAGCCAATCAAGGTTCCAGTTGGTACAGCAACACTTGGTCGTATCATGAACGTACTGGGTGACGCAATTGATGAAGCCGGCCCAATCGGTGAAGAAGAGCGTTGGTCAATCCACCGCGCTGCACCTTCATACGAAGAGCAAAGCAGCTCAGTTGAGCTACTTGAAACAGGTATCAAGGTAATCGACCTTGTATGTCCGTTCGCTAAGGGTGGTAAAGTTGGTCTGTTCGGTGGTGCTGGTGTAGGTAAAACCGTAAACATGATGGAACTTATCCGTAACATCGCAATCGAGCACAGCGGTTACTCTGTATTCGCCGGTGTTGGTGAGCGTACTCGTGAGGGTAATGACTTCTACCATGAGATGAACGACTCAAACGTACTAGACAAAGTATCGCTAGTATACGGTCAGATGAACGAGCCACCGGGTAACCGTCTGCGTGTTGCTCTGACTGGTCTGACTATGGCAGAGAAGTTCCGTGACGAAGGTCGTGACGTACTGTTCTTCGTAGATAACATCTACCGTTACACGCTGGCGGGTACTGAGGTATCTGCACTACTAGGTCGTATGCCTTCAGCGGTAGGTTATCAGCCAACTCTTGCAGAAGAGATGGGTGTACTACAGGAGCGTATCGCATCTACTAAGACTGGTTCAATCACGTCAATCCAGGCCGTATACGTACCTGCGGATGACTTGACTGACCCGTCACCAGCAACGACGTTCGCGCACCTTGATGCAACCGTTGTACTTTCACGTGATATCGCGTCTCTAGGTATCTACCCTGCGGTAGACCCACTAGATTCAACATCTCGTCAGCTTGACCCGCTAGTAATCGGTAACGAGCACTACGAGACTGCACGTGGCGTTCAGACTGTACTTCAGCGTTATAAAGAGCTGAAAGACATCATCGCAATTCTAGGTATGGACGAGCTATCTGATGAAGATAAGCAAGTTGTATCTCGTGCACGTAAAATCCAGCGTTTCCTGTCTCAGCCGTTCTTCGTTGCTGAGGTATTCACAGGTGCACCTGGTAAATACGTTTCACTGAAAGACACTATTTCTGGCTTCAAAGGCATCTTAAACGGTGAATACGATGACATGCCAGAGCAGGCTTTCTACATGGTTGGCTCAATCGACGAAGCGATCGAAAAAGCCAAAAACATGTAA
- a CDS encoding efflux RND transporter periplasmic adaptor subunit, protein MMKNLTHRVGLILLLLASHHALAERIVTTARVIENHRGITSELVAEVVDSDATVLSSYTSAHVVKIKKAGERVNAGDTIAQLDTQFLVLSEQKKRYEIRQTEVQVGYLSVELKRLETLSQTQSVNRSELDQITYELATAKTKLSELEISLTEIQRHIALSTIRATGSGFVAETFVRRGEYVQQGDAIARVNSFDDIELSSQLPIELLDHIDEHAELIIESELQRPKRIGIAKLARVVPEVSVGTGAVTLFVEPEQALKKHLVLGSNLTITLKISIPDSLVIPGDALIPRGEDSFVYKLKADSSVEKAAVKVLAGVNGNYVVTGALSAGEVVVTRGGLGLKPGDVVKVDERVAQL, encoded by the coding sequence ATGATGAAAAATTTAACGCACCGGGTCGGGCTGATTCTATTGCTACTGGCATCTCACCATGCCCTGGCTGAGCGGATAGTGACGACTGCCAGGGTTATCGAGAATCACCGAGGGATAACCAGTGAATTAGTGGCTGAGGTCGTCGACTCTGACGCAACGGTCCTTTCAAGTTACACCAGCGCACATGTCGTGAAGATTAAAAAGGCCGGTGAGCGCGTCAATGCGGGTGACACAATCGCTCAGCTAGACACCCAGTTTCTGGTCTTATCCGAGCAAAAGAAGCGCTATGAGATCCGCCAGACTGAGGTTCAGGTCGGGTATTTAAGTGTGGAACTTAAGCGGCTGGAAACCTTATCGCAAACACAAAGTGTCAACCGCTCTGAGCTGGACCAAATAACCTATGAGCTGGCGACGGCAAAAACCAAGTTATCCGAGCTGGAAATCAGCTTAACCGAAATCCAACGACATATCGCACTGAGTACAATCCGGGCGACGGGCAGTGGGTTTGTCGCCGAGACTTTTGTCCGCAGGGGGGAATATGTTCAGCAAGGTGATGCAATCGCCAGAGTGAATAGTTTTGATGACATTGAACTGTCCAGCCAGTTGCCTATCGAGCTGTTGGATCATATAGATGAACATGCTGAGCTGATCATCGAGAGCGAGCTACAAAGACCTAAACGTATAGGGATTGCAAAACTGGCCAGGGTTGTGCCTGAGGTAAGTGTTGGTACGGGTGCCGTTACCTTATTTGTTGAGCCTGAGCAGGCATTGAAAAAGCACTTAGTGCTGGGTTCCAACCTGACTATCACACTTAAAATTAGCATTCCAGATAGCCTGGTGATCCCAGGAGACGCACTGATCCCCAGAGGCGAAGATAGTTTCGTTTATAAATTGAAGGCCGATAGCTCGGTGGAGAAGGCCGCTGTGAAAGTGCTGGCAGGGGTGAATGGCAACTATGTCGTGACCGGGGCGCTGTCTGCTGGCGAAGTGGTGGTTACGCGTGGCGGATTGGGTCTCAAGCCCGGAGATGTTGTTAAAGTGGATGAAAGGGTGGCTCAGTTATGA